Genomic DNA from Desulfonema ishimotonii:
CGGATTTCAGGCAGGGAACTGTCCGTTTTGTCGGCGTGCTGTGCTGCCTGATTTAAAGAAGCCCGGCCTTTGATTTTCCCGCAGGGGCAGGCTTCCGTCCCTGCCCCGTCCGCGCGGGAGCGGAGATATTTGTTTTTTGAAAAGTTTGCGGATTATGCATCCTCACTCCCAAGCGGGATTTGCACGCAAAAAATTTTCTAACCCGGCGCGTTCACGCCCCGGTACACCATCGGTTCGGTAGTTAGAAGGAAGAAAACATGTCAGAATACAATCAAAAAGCTGTAGATGCCATTTATGAACTTGAGAATACGATAAATTCATTGGGTATACCCATAATATTAGTTCGCAAATTGAAAGGGATATGCAATGCAATAGAAATGCAAGTTGAAGACTGCAGAGCAGAGCCGGAGGTGATAGAGTACCTGTGCAAAGCCTATTTAGCTCAGGCGAAAGGATTCAGAGAACCATACAGAGGCAATATTATCAAAGCATTTCAGAAATGTGAAAAAGTAATAAAGAACGTGACATTCATTGATGAATGAACTGCCTTGCAGATGCGGTGTTGATAAAACATCCGCCGCCTCCGCCGTCCGAACCGCTGTCCGCCGACGGGGCGGGGGCCGGCGGAACGATTTCGTCCGGCCCCGCGATCTGTACGATAATACCGTTTTCAACACCGTCCGCGTCCCCGGTTCCCCCGTCCGTTATGTTCAGAACCAGGGTGCCCCGCCCGTTCAGCCGGGCGTAGACCGATTCGTCCTGCCACCCGCTGAGCCGGTCGTACCGATACCAGCCTGTCTGATCCGAAAGCGGTTCGGAAAAATAGGCCAGCACCTGAACCAGCGCGCCCGGATAATCCGTTTCCAGCCGGAACCCGATCAGACCCAGCGGAAACTGATCCGGCCTGTTTTCAGTATCCCCGATATCGGCAGGGTCAACGGCCATCAGGGCGGCCAGGGATGAGACAGCGACAGAGGCTCTGATGGCGGCCTGCCCGGTGAGCGTCTTCACAGCCAGCATATCCGCCTGTCCGCTGTCCGCCACACCGTTTCCGTCGAGGTCAGTATCGGTTCCGGTTTCCTGCGCATCGGGCACGCCGTCGGAATCGGTGTCGCTGCCGGTGGTCTGTGTGATGAACACAGATGGCGCGGCCCATCCCGATTCATCTCCCTGGCTGTCGGAAAACCGGACCCGCCAGTAATAGGCCTGGCCCTCTTCGAGAATCAGCCGGGGCACGGTCAGCCGGGTCAGCCGGAGATCACTGGTGCGGTCAAAGATCAGTGAGGAGAAATCCGAAGCGCGGCTGATTTGCCAGTGTGTCTGTGCGTGACGGTCCGTGGCATCAGGGTCCGAAAAGTCACGGGTTCGCAGTTCCGGCGTCAGGGAAAGTCGGATCAGCCCGTCCGTGGGCCATGCAAGCCGGGGGCGATCCGGCGGGGCGCTGGGATCGAGGCAGTCCGGGATGCTGTCGCCGTCGGTATCCGTATCCGGGATGCCGCAGCCACAGTCCCCCGGTTCGGATTTGTCCGGGTCTGACGGACATTCGTCTTCGGTGTCCGGTACGCCGTCGCCGTCCGCATCCAGACAGTCGGAAACGCCGTCGCCATCGGTATCGGTATCGGGAACACCGCAGCCACAGTCCCCCGGTTCGCTCTTATCCGGGTCTGACGGACATTCGTCTTCG
This window encodes:
- a CDS encoding LamG domain-containing protein encodes the protein MQHIPPTVRKGPKKHLLSRCDFYIYVCLCVLCLCGIAHTQSASNALRFDGEDAYVLLGKESSLNLTGPLTLEAWIRPTGWGEASQSGFGRILDKSVFLLFLNKTGSDYPEESVVFFMQHENGTGSGSGSPPHTIQLGTWQHIAVSYDGNGTVRLYINGVARSLSQPIGMPAGPIADNSWADLFLGESSGMNRAFEGDIGEVRIWNTVRTPAQILAHFKAGINGDESGLAGYWPMNATDPETLRDRSGNGNDGTIFRATWTDGPDFNADTDGDGVPDTEDECPSDPDKSEPGDCGCGVPDTDTDGDGVSDCLDADGDGVPDTEDECPSDPDKSEPGDCGCGIPDTDTDGDSIPDCLDPSAPPDRPRLAWPTDGLIRLSLTPELRTRDFSDPDATDRHAQTHWQISRASDFSSLIFDRTSDLRLTRLTVPRLILEEGQAYYWRVRFSDSQGDESGWAAPSVFITQTTGSDTDSDGVPDAQETGTDTDLDGNGVADSGQADMLAVKTLTGQAAIRASVAVSSLAALMAVDPADIGDTENRPDQFPLGLIGFRLETDYPGALVQVLAYFSEPLSDQTGWYRYDRLSGWQDESVYARLNGRGTLVLNITDGGTGDADGVENGIIVQIAGPDEIVPPAPAPSADSGSDGGGGGCFINTASARQFIHQ